The Deltaproteobacteria bacterium genome has a segment encoding these proteins:
- the flhA gene encoding flagellar biosynthesis protein FlhA, with translation MSDAAKQLTGRTQGGSARRGPLSIIGTDNLFAGAMVGVIAVMILPLPSFIMDLLLSFSISAAMVIFILSLNIEKPLDLSSFPSILLVLTLVRLSLNVASTRLILSKGDQGADAVSRVIKSFGEFVVGGNYVLGIIIFLILVIINFVVITKGSGRIAEVSARFTLDAMPGKQMAIDAELAAGALTEAEAKQRREDIQTEANFFGAMDGAAKFVRGDAIAGLVITAINIIGGLIIGTMQQDMDVAEAAKTYTMLTVGDGLASQLPSLLTSVASGVIVTRTSTPGALGDTVMDQVLGPKRPLVLSAVFLGALGIVPGMPHVPFLLLAAGMAYMGLKSDDTASEEEEFEEQQEAQSSKSEKEREELESLLPVDLLEVEVGYELVPLVDGNRDGALLGRINGIRKQLAQDLGVVVPPIHMRDNLQLRPGEYRVMLCGNNIGAGVLQVGAMLAMNPSGGMPELNGEGTTEPAFGLPAKWISQADSERAELMGYTVVDAATVAATHLGELLARNCHLLIGRREFAELIELHSRENEKVIEELIPNILQPGQVIKVLRNLLSERISIRDFRTILETLADFGDDIKDPDQLTEVVRQRLSKQLTASFLDSAGNVSALVLSPPVEMIFRRLQNPASGGVLNAEELQGMLDQFQHSVSTLPGTEGMPVVVVPADIRRSVMMFVGRHIPGISVLSFREIESDANLQTIGVVGGAIDGQLRGAA, from the coding sequence ATGAGTGACGCAGCCAAGCAACTAACGGGTCGCACACAAGGCGGCTCAGCACGAAGAGGCCCGCTCTCGATCATCGGTACAGATAACCTCTTTGCTGGCGCCATGGTTGGCGTGATTGCAGTGATGATTCTCCCACTGCCTAGTTTCATTATGGATCTACTGCTTTCATTCAGCATTAGCGCGGCGATGGTGATTTTTATTCTATCGCTTAACATTGAAAAGCCGCTCGACTTAAGTTCGTTCCCATCGATTCTTCTTGTTTTGACGCTGGTAAGACTTTCGCTAAACGTTGCCTCGACCCGGTTAATTTTAAGTAAGGGCGACCAGGGCGCCGATGCAGTGAGCCGAGTCATTAAGTCTTTCGGAGAGTTTGTCGTTGGCGGCAACTATGTCCTCGGTATCATTATCTTCCTTATCCTTGTTATTATTAACTTCGTCGTTATTACCAAGGGCTCAGGTCGAATTGCAGAAGTATCAGCACGTTTTACCTTGGACGCGATGCCGGGCAAGCAGATGGCCATCGATGCCGAGCTAGCAGCAGGTGCCTTAACCGAAGCCGAAGCAAAGCAACGAAGAGAAGACATTCAAACTGAAGCGAACTTTTTTGGCGCAATGGATGGTGCTGCAAAGTTTGTCCGCGGTGATGCCATTGCGGGACTGGTCATTACTGCCATTAATATCATCGGCGGCTTAATTATCGGTACCATGCAGCAAGACATGGATGTGGCTGAGGCCGCTAAAACGTATACCATGTTGACCGTTGGTGATGGCTTGGCCTCACAACTACCATCGCTTTTAACGAGTGTTGCATCAGGTGTTATCGTCACTCGAACATCGACCCCCGGCGCATTGGGCGATACGGTTATGGACCAAGTATTAGGTCCAAAGCGCCCGTTGGTCCTTTCTGCGGTCTTTTTGGGAGCACTGGGTATTGTGCCAGGAATGCCGCATGTCCCATTTCTACTCTTAGCAGCGGGCATGGCCTACATGGGTCTCAAAAGTGATGACACCGCGTCTGAAGAAGAAGAGTTCGAGGAGCAGCAGGAAGCTCAGTCTTCTAAGAGTGAAAAAGAACGAGAAGAACTTGAGAGCCTACTGCCTGTAGACCTCTTGGAAGTCGAAGTGGGATACGAGTTGGTTCCGCTTGTGGATGGTAATCGTGATGGCGCGCTGCTTGGTCGTATCAACGGTATCCGTAAGCAGCTTGCACAAGATTTGGGTGTTGTTGTTCCGCCGATTCATATGCGTGACAACTTGCAATTACGCCCAGGTGAGTATCGTGTCATGTTGTGCGGAAACAACATTGGCGCGGGAGTTTTGCAGGTTGGTGCGATGCTGGCAATGAACCCCAGCGGTGGGATGCCAGAGTTAAACGGTGAAGGAACGACCGAACCGGCGTTTGGGTTGCCTGCTAAGTGGATTTCACAAGCGGACTCTGAACGCGCTGAGCTTATGGGTTACACGGTTGTTGATGCCGCGACAGTCGCAGCGACACATCTAGGTGAATTGCTCGCTCGAAACTGCCACTTGTTGATTGGTCGACGTGAATTTGCCGAGCTCATTGAGCTTCACAGCCGAGAGAATGAAAAGGTTATTGAGGAACTTATCCCCAATATCTTGCAGCCTGGTCAGGTGATTAAGGTTCTTCGAAATCTTCTCTCCGAACGTATCTCAATTCGAGATTTCAGAACGATTCTTGAAACTCTTGCTGATTTTGGTGACGATATTAAAGACCCAGATCAGCTTACAGAGGTTGTGCGACAAAGACTGTCTAAGCAGTTGACTGCAAGCTTCTTAGACAGCGCCGGCAACGTCTCAGCACTGGTTCTATCTCCTCCAGTTGAGATGATTTTCCGGCGCCTGCAAAACCCAGCCAGTGGCGGAGTCCTCAATGCAGAGGAACTTCAGGGTATGCTCGACCAGTTCCAGCACAGTGTAAGCACTTTGCCAGGTACTGAAGGAATGCCGGTAGTCGTTGTTCCGGCTGATATTCGACGCTCGGTGATGATGTTCGTAGGACGTCATATACCTGGTATTAGTGTTCTTAGTTTTCGCGAAATTGAGTCAGATGCCAATCTACAGACGATTGGTGTTGTTGGTGGGGCCATTGATGGTCAATTGAGAGGGGCGGCGTAA
- a CDS encoding EscU/YscU/HrcU family type III secretion system export apparatus switch protein: MSDQSDEDKEEAPTGKKRAEAREKGQFAQSKDLNTLSLLVGGVAASMVYFTQSAVSMTAFMQQTLGDLSQPIGAPLYDAMADTYMLTSLPVMVTGLVVAIAFGLAQSKGYFNLEKLSEPNLDNLINPLMGIKNLLLTKKAATQFLFSCFKIVVVGGLCAHVIWGWLEGYTTAEAYALGSILDGAKDVVMELVMKAGVAFMIIAIIDFIINWYETEQQLKMSFKEIKDEHKSTEGDPKMKGRRMQMARDLVDSRSVKHVAEADVVVVNPTHYAVAIKYDGSNMAAPKIVAKGVDEQAARIRSIARQNHIPVIPQPPLARALYRQVKVGGEVPTDLYQAVALVLAHVYRRKGKNNRSAA, encoded by the coding sequence ATGTCGGATCAGTCAGACGAAGATAAGGAAGAAGCCCCCACGGGGAAAAAGCGTGCTGAAGCACGCGAGAAGGGTCAATTTGCACAAAGCAAAGACCTTAACACCCTGTCCTTGTTGGTTGGTGGTGTGGCAGCTTCCATGGTCTATTTCACCCAGAGCGCGGTGAGCATGACTGCCTTTATGCAGCAGACCTTAGGTGACCTGTCTCAGCCGATTGGTGCTCCGCTCTATGACGCGATGGCTGATACTTACATGCTAACGTCTTTGCCGGTCATGGTAACTGGTCTTGTTGTAGCCATTGCATTCGGTCTTGCTCAGTCAAAAGGTTATTTTAATCTTGAGAAACTATCTGAGCCGAATCTCGATAATCTGATCAATCCGCTTATGGGAATCAAAAATTTACTTTTGACCAAAAAAGCAGCGACTCAATTTCTCTTTTCTTGTTTTAAAATCGTCGTTGTCGGTGGTCTTTGCGCTCATGTTATCTGGGGCTGGCTCGAGGGCTACACCACAGCCGAGGCTTATGCACTCGGCAGTATTCTTGACGGTGCTAAAGACGTCGTAATGGAGCTGGTTATGAAGGCCGGCGTGGCATTCATGATTATCGCGATCATTGATTTCATCATTAACTGGTATGAAACAGAGCAGCAGTTGAAGATGAGCTTTAAGGAGATCAAGGACGAGCATAAAAGCACCGAGGGAGACCCAAAAATGAAGGGCCGCCGGATGCAAATGGCTAGAGACTTGGTGGATTCTCGTTCAGTTAAGCATGTTGCAGAAGCTGACGTAGTGGTTGTTAACCCAACTCACTATGCGGTGGCAATCAAGTACGACGGCTCAAATATGGCGGCTCCAAAAATAGTCGCTAAAGGCGTTGATGAGCAGGCTGCTCGGATTCGGTCAATAGCACGGCAGAATCACATTCCAGTGATTCCGCAACCACCTTTAGCCCGTGCGCTGTATCGCCAGGTTAAAGTGGGCGGCGAAGTACCAACCGATCTCTATCAAGCGGTCGCATTGGTCTTGGCACATGTTTATCGCCGTAAAGGTAAAAACAATCGGAGCGCAGCATGA
- a CDS encoding flagellar biosynthetic protein FliR, whose product MNLSGMESIAISYGLVLARVGGVAVALPLFSFEVAPMVFRTMFVVLLSTALFVSMPPVALPAELLPAIFMDFLNGVFMGLLVRVALGAVEVAGEIAGVQMGFGFQKTVNPLSREQSGPVTNIMFTMAGVLFFTSESHHQVVRGLALSLHTMPLGGAEFRGDIEGLVMHNGASMLEAGFLISLPLIVVSVITQLCFGLLTRVAPQLNVFALGFAFMIGIGFWSLLLFAPNVGWSIHNFFDRSLEDLVSTVAG is encoded by the coding sequence ATGAATTTGAGCGGGATGGAAAGTATCGCAATTTCGTACGGCCTTGTTTTAGCAAGGGTAGGCGGCGTTGCGGTAGCATTACCACTCTTCTCGTTCGAAGTGGCTCCGATGGTTTTCAGAACCATGTTTGTGGTGCTTTTAAGTACCGCTCTTTTCGTCTCGATGCCGCCTGTGGCGCTTCCTGCAGAACTTCTGCCCGCTATTTTCATGGACTTCCTAAATGGTGTGTTCATGGGTTTGCTCGTTCGGGTTGCACTGGGTGCAGTTGAGGTTGCGGGTGAAATTGCGGGCGTTCAAATGGGTTTTGGATTTCAGAAAACAGTAAACCCATTGAGCCGTGAGCAGAGTGGCCCAGTGACGAACATCATGTTTACCATGGCAGGTGTTTTGTTCTTCACTTCCGAAAGCCATCATCAAGTTGTTCGGGGCCTGGCGCTTAGCTTGCATACGATGCCGCTTGGCGGCGCAGAATTTCGCGGTGATATCGAGGGACTCGTAATGCACAACGGTGCATCCATGCTTGAAGCAGGGTTTCTTATTAGCCTGCCATTGATTGTGGTCTCAGTTATCACTCAGCTTTGCTTCGGTCTTTTGACCCGGGTGGCGCCGCAGCTCAATGTGTTCGCGCTTGGTTTCGCTTTTATGATTGGAATCGGATTTTGGTCATTGTTGCTTTTTGCACCAAATGTTGGCTGGTCGATTCATAACTTTTTTGACAGAAGTCTTGAGGACTTAGTGTCGACGGTGGCTGGATAA
- a CDS encoding flagellar biosynthetic protein FliQ, whose amino-acid sequence MNSEYVMQVLNEMLTLAAVISFPLLGIGIFVGLIVAIFMAATQIQEASLNFVPKIFAIGIALIIVGPWMIDTLVNYTVDLFAGIVELGPGVYR is encoded by the coding sequence GTGAACTCTGAATACGTCATGCAGGTATTAAACGAGATGCTGACCTTAGCGGCGGTTATATCGTTTCCGTTATTGGGAATAGGTATCTTTGTGGGTCTCATCGTTGCCATCTTCATGGCCGCGACCCAGATCCAGGAAGCTTCATTAAACTTCGTGCCCAAAATCTTCGCGATTGGCATCGCGCTGATTATCGTGGGTCCGTGGATGATTGATACGCTTGTAAATTATACAGTCGACCTTTTCGCAGGAATCGTTGAACTCGGACCAGGAGTTTATCGATGA
- the fliP gene encoding flagellar type III secretion system pore protein FliP (The bacterial flagellar biogenesis protein FliP forms a type III secretion system (T3SS)-type pore required for flagellar assembly.), protein MAVRNAEKAGATSLARMAGLISVATALILLIPSLSSAASNFNISLNGDSDTQMGAALKMIFVLTLITLGPTVLLTMTSFVRIVVVFSLLKTALGTQTTPPQQVLMGLALFLTVAIMWPVGQDIYTRGVGPYMEGEIEAKEALYQTITPLRKFMLKQTREADLMLFYEINKEARPDKPSDVEMHLLIPAFVISELRTAFEMGFLVFIPFLLLDMVVASLTMSLGLVMLPPALLSMPLKLMLFVLADGWNLMVGSIVRSFG, encoded by the coding sequence ATGGCGGTACGTAATGCTGAGAAGGCTGGAGCGACAAGCCTGGCGCGGATGGCGGGACTCATTTCTGTCGCAACCGCACTGATTCTTTTGATTCCAAGTCTCTCGTCGGCAGCTTCAAACTTCAACATCAGTCTCAACGGCGACAGCGACACTCAGATGGGTGCGGCCTTGAAGATGATTTTCGTTCTAACGCTCATCACCTTGGGACCAACCGTTTTACTTACGATGACCAGCTTTGTTCGAATCGTAGTGGTGTTCTCGCTGCTTAAAACCGCTTTGGGAACCCAAACGACACCTCCGCAGCAAGTATTGATGGGATTAGCCTTGTTTTTGACCGTCGCGATTATGTGGCCAGTGGGTCAGGACATCTACACGCGCGGCGTAGGCCCATACATGGAAGGCGAAATTGAGGCGAAGGAAGCCCTCTATCAGACGATTACTCCTCTGCGTAAGTTCATGTTGAAGCAAACTCGTGAAGCCGATTTGATGCTTTTTTACGAAATCAACAAGGAAGCTCGGCCGGACAAGCCTTCAGACGTGGAAATGCACTTACTGATTCCAGCATTCGTCATCTCTGAGCTGCGTACGGCATTCGAAATGGGATTCCTCGTATTTATCCCATTCCTATTACTCGACATGGTCGTGGCGTCTTTAACGATGTCCTTGGGTCTGGTTATGTTGCCTCCCGCGCTTTTGAGTATGCCTTTGAAGCTGATGCTCTTTGTCTTGGCTGATGGTTGGAATCTCATGGTCGGCTCAATCGTTAGGAGTTTCGGGTGA